Below is a window of Humulus lupulus chromosome 2, drHumLupu1.1, whole genome shotgun sequence DNA.
GCAAAGatacattcaaatatatatatatatatatttcttataatTTTATGGTAAAAACAATGGCAAGAGaacttaaatatgtcttttttcACAAACAACAACTTTTCTTCTCAACACGTACGACTAAGTTCTATACTCAAATTATTATTGCATCGACAAATAAGAAGTCAAGACCCCAGACTTGGACATCGTAGTTTATACTTTATATTAAAAGTGAGAATAAGGATAGATAGATTGGTACTATTCtcaagtttagaaaatattttgtcCGATCACATGTAAAAAGCATAATTttcaaatgtttcaaaatataatcgtaaaaattaattaaataaaaggtctgatatattttcaaatttcgCTTATTAAGTAATAAGTAAGTATTAATGTTAAAATCTCTAATAGAAATTTATTAGGCACAAGTTAAAAAGTCCAgctttaatataaataaataaataaattcccGCTTTATTATATTTTCCCGCCAAGTAGGGGAGAGCATATATAATAATAACGTTATGTAAACCATTTTCATCATCGCCTTTTCATTTTCTCTATATTTCTGCGAACCATTCTGCTCTCTATTGCCTCTCTGAGTCTCTGGTAATCTTCTCAACCGCTTCTATTTTTCATTTCCTCATATGATGATGATCTACTCACAaccatgcattttttttttattttattcattattgtttttttaataatttctCTTCTACCATTTCTTTGGTTTTTGTATGTATTTGTCAATCTATTTATAGTGTACCTAAATCTGatgtatctatatatataaatatatataattatatgtgtgtgtatttatataaattattatatatttacatgtatcgTTGATGTGTAGAACAATGGTCGTGAAAAGAAAACGGATATCACTAGCTCGTGACACCGAGAAGAGTAGGCTAGATGAGTTCATTCAAATTTCGGGTTCTTCCTTAATCGATCTCCCAAACCGCATACTTGTTCAAATTCTCCTTGCTCTTCCCACTAAGAGCATTGTTTTCTGCAAATCCGTATGCAAGAAATGGCGCAATCTGATCTCGAATGCTCAGTTCGCTAAATTGCACTTTGCTCTTGCGAAGCCCCAATTATTGGTTCGGACTCTGGATTCGATTCGAATTTCGAGAACTCTGTACTTGGTTGAGCCTGATGTTCAAGATGGTCCTGGTTTCGATTTAGATTGCTGCTCGTGTCGGTGGAAAGAGAACGATAACAGTTATTGTCACATAGAACTGGATGCCAAGTTGAAGATCCCACTGCGCAATGCCGAAAGTGTTCCAAAAACCCAAGATGATTTTGACTCGAAGCACAAGAAGCGTTGCCTTAATTTGAAGCCAAAGGATCATAAGTACAAGATTGTGAATTCTTGCAATGGGTTGCTTTGCTTGTCTGAGCCGTCGCGCAATGATCCCATTGCGGTTTGTAATCCAGTAACCGGAGAGTTCGTAGACCTTCCACCGAGTACTTGTGATGACGAAGATCTCAACGGTGGCATTGATTGTGGATTGGGATTCAGTCCAAAAAGTGGTCAATACAAGGTCATTAGAGTTTATCAGAGGAACACTTACGTTACACGTCCTGAGAATCATTATGATACCTCTTTCAATTATACCAACTCATTTGCAGTGGTACACACTCTTGGGACAGATTCATGGCGTAGTGTTGATCATGCTCCTCAGTCATCTTACAAGCTTGGATTTCCTACCTATCTTAAGGGAGTTCTCTATGGGCTATATGTCAGACATGGGGGACGAAATTATATAATTTCTTTTAATTTCGACAATGAGCAATTTGAGCTACTCGATCTTCCACCTGAATGTTGGGACACATGGAGGAATATGAGCATGGGAGTTTTACGGGGTGATCTTTGCATATGCGATGGTTCTGATCTTTCCATGAAGATTTGGGTACTGAAAAGATTTAGCACTGTTAAAAAATTCTGGAAGAAATTGATTTCCATGCACTGTGATTGGCCATATGGTTTATATCAACCTATTCATTACTTCAATTCTGGAGATCTTTTGATGTTTCGTAACAATACGAGTGGATTGATCTACTCTAACTCAAATGGCTTCATAAACAAATATCTTGGGCTTTGTGGCCTTAAATCGAGGTACGAAGTCATAGTTCACATTCCGAGCTTTATTTCCCTCAAGGACATTGTGGCAGAAAACAGTAATGTTGAGATTCTTAATGTCAATACAAGGTATGGCTGTGTTTATTTACTAGATTTTGTTTTCACTATCTTGTACCTTTCTACTTTGATTATTTTCATTACTGTATATTCTTGTTGTCCTTTATATGAACTAGTGATCTTTTTTTGGTTCTATCTATACTTTTTTAAGTTCCTAACTTACCTTACCCTATCCTACTTGACTGAAGATAACTGAAGGTTTTAGACCTGAAGAAAAACAACACCTCTTAATATAACTTTGTGAGTTGATTAGAATTTGGGGAGTGTTCATTGTATGCATATGTATGTGTTAAGGTTGACTACTAGCCTTGAGTATCACTATCACTACACAACAAAATCCAATTGTTCAAAGATGCAGTTGAtttgtttctctctattttttacCAAGTAACTTCAAATCTACAAGTTATTTTTTGATTCACAATGTTGATACAGATGTGGGAAGTTGAAACTGCCAGGAGAGACTAAAGCCCTCTTTTTGGAGGGACAAGATGAACTAGATGGGTATCTTGACCACTCTTCTTACGAAGTTGAAGAAGACTACTGGACTAAGTACTTGTGGAGGAAGCATTGATGCAATCTTTCTAGTGTGCTTGAAAGTCTAGGTGAATAGAAGCTGATGTTTAGAGTGGAAATACCTTTATTTTCCTTCTATCTTTTTGTCATTTTGGAGATATATGCTGTGGATTTCCCCCTCAGAATGGCTTGAATTTTGTACTTTCTT
It encodes the following:
- the LOC133815848 gene encoding F-box protein At3g07870-like, which gives rise to MCRTMVVKRKRISLARDTEKSRLDEFIQISGSSLIDLPNRILVQILLALPTKSIVFCKSVCKKWRNLISNAQFAKLHFALAKPQLLVRTLDSIRISRTLYLVEPDVQDGPGFDLDCCSCRWKENDNSYCHIELDAKLKIPLRNAESVPKTQDDFDSKHKKRCLNLKPKDHKYKIVNSCNGLLCLSEPSRNDPIAVCNPVTGEFVDLPPSTCDDEDLNGGIDCGLGFSPKSGQYKVIRVYQRNTYVTRPENHYDTSFNYTNSFAVVHTLGTDSWRSVDHAPQSSYKLGFPTYLKGVLYGLYVRHGGRNYIISFNFDNEQFELLDLPPECWDTWRNMSMGVLRGDLCICDGSDLSMKIWVLKRFSTVKKFWKKLISMHCDWPYGLYQPIHYFNSGDLLMFRNNTSGLIYSNSNGFINKYLGLCGLKSRYEVIVHIPSFISLKDIVAENSNVEILNVNTRCGKLKLPGETKALFLEGQDELDGYLDHSSYEVEEDYWTKYLWRKH